From the genome of Marixanthomonas ophiurae, one region includes:
- the atpH gene encoding ATP synthase F1 subunit delta has product MSRAAIRYAKAALQHASETKTENVLFGDMQSVQATIEGSEELRNMLTSPVIKAEDKKQVLLKVFSNQTDVTKNLVGVLIANQRIALLGDVAKSYVKLYNEEQGIQVAKVTTAVALSSELEAKVLAKVKEMTGSDKVTVENIIDESIIGGFILRVGDLQYNASIANKLNRLKREFTLN; this is encoded by the coding sequence ATGAGCAGAGCAGCCATACGATACGCCAAAGCAGCCTTGCAACATGCAAGTGAAACTAAAACAGAAAACGTTTTGTTTGGTGACATGCAATCCGTTCAAGCTACTATTGAAGGAAGCGAAGAGCTTCGTAATATGCTAACGAGTCCGGTAATAAAAGCAGAAGATAAAAAGCAAGTATTGCTAAAAGTTTTTAGTAATCAAACAGATGTTACCAAGAACCTAGTTGGTGTCTTGATAGCGAATCAACGTATCGCTTTATTGGGCGATGTTGCCAAAAGCTATGTGAAACTTTATAATGAAGAACAAGGTATACAGGTTGCCAAAGTTACAACAGCAGTGGCATTGTCTTCAGAGTTGGAAGCAAAAGTATTGGCTAAAGTAAAAGAAATGACCGGTAGCGATAAAGTTACGGTTGAAAATATAATTGATGAGTCGATCATTGGTGGGTTTATCCTTCGCGTGGGCGATCTTCAATACAACGCGAGTATCGCAAACAAATTAAATAGATTAAAAAGAGAGTTTACATTAAATTAA
- a CDS encoding F0F1 ATP synthase subunit B, with the protein MEKLLEQFSFGLFFWQILIFVALILLLRKFAWGPILSAVNDREEGIKNALDSAEKAKLEMANLKADNEKLLQEARNERDSMMKEAREIKTKMISDAKEEAQAEANKMITQAQTAIESEKKSAMAELKSHVAELSVQIAEKVVKKELSSKNEQLELVDEMLSDATLN; encoded by the coding sequence ATGGAAAAATTATTAGAACAATTTTCATTTGGACTGTTTTTTTGGCAAATACTTATTTTTGTTGCTTTAATACTGTTGCTTCGAAAGTTTGCTTGGGGACCAATTTTAAGCGCGGTTAATGATCGTGAAGAGGGCATTAAAAATGCATTGGATTCAGCTGAAAAAGCAAAGCTTGAAATGGCAAACCTTAAAGCAGATAATGAAAAACTGCTTCAAGAAGCCAGAAACGAACGTGATAGCATGATGAAAGAAGCACGCGAAATCAAAACAAAAATGATTTCAGATGCTAAGGAAGAAGCTCAAGCTGAAGCCAACAAAATGATTACGCAAGCACAAACAGCTATTGAAAGCGAAAAGAAATCAGCTATGGCCGAATTGAAAAGCCACGTAGCAGAACTTTCAGTTCAAATTGCTGAAAAAGTTGTAAAAAAAGAATTGTCTTCTAAAAATGAGCAATTAGAGTTGGTTGACGAAATGTTAAGTGACGCTACTTTAAACTAG
- the atpE gene encoding ATP synthase F0 subunit C has translation MEIPTIVGAGLIVIGAGLGIGRIGGQAMEAIARQPEASGKIQTAMLIAAALIEGIGFAALFAA, from the coding sequence ATGGAAATCCCAACAATTGTAGGAGCAGGTTTAATTGTAATCGGAGCTGGTCTTGGTATCGGTAGAATCGGTGGTCAAGCTATGGAAGCGATTGCACGTCAACCAGAAGCTTCTGGTAAAATTCAAACAGCAATGCTTATTGCAGCGGCGCTTATTGAAGGTATCGGATTCGCTGCTTTATTCGCAGCATAA